The genomic stretch AGCGTCTCACGCTGGAGGCTGAGCTTGCGCATGGGTTCTGTGGCCTTCTGCTTCTGCTTCTGCTTCTTCTTCGACTCGACCATGGAGACACCTCCGAGAGAGCAGGGGTTGATGATGGAGCACGCCGCATTCTTCCCTTATTGACACTCCGAGAACAGGGCATGGGAAGGATGGAAGGCCTGTTGAGAGGAGGCGGAGTGGAGCGCAGCGGTGGAGGACGCTGGGGGCGGCGCGATGTGGGCCCGCCTGCTGAAATGCATGTGGGTTTGGCGCTACGCGCGAGGGGGGCTCTATTTTTGCTGTCCGCGGCTGAGGGGAAATGCGCTCTGGATTCGTTCCCTGTGGGCAGTACCAACGTCAAGCAGGAGCTCTCGAGCATGAAACCTTTCAGAATGAGGCCGCTACTGGCAGTCCTGTCAGTGCTGGCCGTATCCCTCGTGGGATGCGGGGTGCCAGAGGAAGAGTCCCGCGCCTCTTCTAGCGCCGATTCCCAGGCCCTGGCCGGTCCATATGATGCCTGGATTGCCCGCCACGGGCTCACCACCGCCCAATATCAGACGGAGTTCAATACGTGGGTGGGGCAGGGCTATCGTCTCTCCTATGTCAGCGGTTACGAAGAGGGGGGCAGTGCCCGTTACGCGGCCATCTGGGAGCAGACGAGCGGCCCGGCCTGGCGGGCCTACCACGGGCTGACTTCCGCGCAGTATCAAACCACCGTCGTCAATCAAAATGCGCAGGGATACCGACCGGTGGTGGTCAACGGGTACAGCGTCGGAGGCGTGGCCTACTTCGCGGTCATCTTCCACGTGGACAGTGGTGCCGCGTGGGTGGCCCGCCATGACCTGAGCGCGTCCCAGTACCAGACGGAGTTCAACACCTGGGCGGGGCAGGGCTACCGGCTCGTGCACGTGAGTGGCTACACGTCCGGTGGCGCGGAGCGCTACGCGGCCATCTGGGAGCAGACGAGCGGTCCGGCCTGGCGGGCCTACCACGGGCTGACCGCGTCCCAGTACCAGTCCACGTTCAATACCAACGCGGCCCAGGGTTACCAGCTCGCGAAGGTCAGCGGCTACAACGTGGGCGGCACGGACCGGTACGCGGCCATCTTCCATGTTTCATCGGGGATTCCGACCGCCGCGCGTCATGGGCTCTCCGCCGCCGCGTATCAACAGGCCGTGACGGACCTCAAGAACCAGGGATATCGCCCCGTCCTGGTGGCGGCGCACAACAATGGGAGCCAGCCCGAGTTCGCCCTGATCTGGCAGAACCTGACGTTCAGCGCGGCCGACCTGCAGCACATTGACGATACCGTCCAGCAGGCGATGACCAGCACGAACACCGTCGGGCTGTCGCTGGCCATCACCCGCCACGGACGCCTCGTGTTCGCAAAGGGGTATGGCCTGGCCGACCGAACCAGCAACACCCCGGTCAACACCTCCCACCGCTTCCGCGTCGCCAGTGTGTCCAAGCCGATGACATCCATCGGCATCATGCGGCTGATTGAAAGCGGCCAGATCCGGCTGACGGACCGAGTCTTCGGCAGGGGTGGATTGCTCGGTGAGACGTTCGGCGCGCAGAGCACCTACGCGGACAACCGCGTCCTGAACATCACGGTCCAGCACCTGCTCGAGCACACCGCGGGCGCATGGGACAATGACGGCGCCGACGGCACGGGCGACCCCATGTTCATGAACACGGGCATGACGCACGCCCAGCTCATCCAATGGGTGTTGCAGAACGTGCCGCTCGAGTTCGCGCCTGGGACGACGTACCAGTATTCGAACTTCGGCTACAGCGTGCTCGGCCGCATCATCGAGCGGGTCACGGGCATGACCTATGACGCCTATATGCGCGCCAACGTGTTCGCGCCCAGCGGCGCCACCAGCTTCGCCGTGGGGGGCGATACGTTGAGCGCGCGTCTGCCGAACGAGCCCGTCTACTACCAGCTTGGCACGGGGGCCTTCAGCCCGTATGGCATGCCGGTGCGTCGCATGGATGCGCACGGTGGCTGGGTCGCCACGCCCATCGATTTGCTGCGTGTCGCCGTGCGCGCGGATGGGTTCTCCACCGTTTCGGACCTGCTGAGCGCGAGCTCACTCACCACGATGACCACACGCACGACGGCGCTCGACACCTTGGGCAACTCCGTCAACTACGCCAAGGGCTGGTCGGTGAACAGCCTCCCCAACTGGTGGCACGGCGGCTACATCCCGGGCACCCGGGCCCTGTTGGTGCGCACCGATGACCGCTATGGGCCCAGCCGCTCCGAGGAGTTCACCTGGTCCGTCATGACCAACTCCAACAACAGCTCCGGCTCGGGTACGCCCGACATCAACCTCGACAGCCTCATGTGGAACGTCGTGAACGGCGTCGGCGCCTGGCCCGCGCACGACCTGTTCTAATCAGGGCCTCCACCGGATTTTCCGGGAGGGCTCGTAGGACCGGCGGGGCTCGCAAAGGCCTCCGCCGGTCCGTGCTGCAGCTCACTGCCAATCCCGCATGCAGCCGACCTCGAAGCCCTGTCGCTTCTGACCACGCGCCTCGTGGAGACGGGGAAGCGGAAGAGGCGTGCGAGCGGATGGACGGAGCACCAAGACCGCCGCGACGGGAGGCTGAGAAGCAAGACTCCCCGGCAGCGCGCGCCAGCGGATGATTTCATCCGGGTAGAATTGACTTGGGTTTTCACCCGGGTAATATCTGGCCATTCTCGAACCTCCGACACCTGGGATGACCACGCCTTCGACCACCTGGACCGCCTTCGCGGGAAAGCGCCTGATTGCCTCCGGCCCTCCGGCTGACGTCATCCTCGCGGCCCGCCGCGCGCTGGACACCGGGGAGTCCGCGCCCCTGTTGCTCTTCGACGACACCACGGGCCGGACCGTGGACTTCCACCTGCGTGGCTCGCGCGAGGAGCTACTGGCCCGCCTTCAGCCCGCGCCTGCCCCCACGGAAGAAGACACCGGGCCTCGGAGCCCCGGCAGGCCGAGACTGGGCGTGGTGGCGCGCGAGGTGACCCTGCTTCCACGGCACTGGGAGTGGTTGGCCACGCAACCGGGCGGTGCCTCCGTCGCGCTGCGCAAGTTGGTGGAGGCCGCGCGCGCGAGCAGCGGCGACACCGACCGGCGCCGTCAGGCCCAAGTCGCGGCGGACCGCTTCATGACCACGATGGCCGGCAACCTGCCCGGCTACGAGGAGGCCGCCCGTGCGCTCTACGTCGGGCACCGCGCCCGGTTCAATCAGTGGACCCGAAGCTGGCCGGACGACCTCAGGAATCACGCGCGCCGGCTGGCCGCGCCCGCGTTCGGAAAGGTGACGCCATGAGCACGACGTCCAATCGCCAGTGGGTGCTGAAGACCCGTCCTCGGGAAGCGGTGTCCGACGACTGCTTCGAGTGGCGCGAGGGCCCCGTGCCCACGCCAGGCCCGGGTGAGGCGCTGGTCCGCGTCACCTGGCTCGCCATCGAGCCCACCCAGCGCACCTGGCTCAATGCGAATGCGACGTACATCCAGCCCGTCGCGCTCGGCGAGGTGATGCGGGGCGCAGGCGTGGGCATGGTCATCGCGTCCCGAACCGAGCGGCTGGCGGTGGGTGACTGGGTGGCGGGGCTCACCGGCTGGCAGGACTACGTACTGACCGGCGACGCGGGGCTCTTCGGCCTCAACAAGGTACCGGGCGGCGTCGCTCCGAAGGCGATGCTGAACCTCTATGGCGCGAGCGGGCTGACGGCGTACTTCGGCATCACCGACGTGGGCCGCGTTGCGCCGGGAGAGACAGTCCTGGTGTCCGCCGCCGCGGGCAGCGTGGGCTCCATCGCGGGTCAGGTGGCCCGGCTCCGGGGCTGTCGTGTCATTGGCATCGCGGGAGGGCCGCACAAAGCCGAATGGGTCACCCGCACCGCGCGCTTCGATGCCTGCATCGACTACAAGTCTGAAGACATCCAGGCGCGGCTTCGCGCCCTGGCGCCCCAAGGCGTGGACGTCGTCTTCGACAACGTGGGTGGCCACGTCCTGGAAGCCGCGCTAGACCATCTCGCCCGAGGCGCGCGGGTGGTGCTCTCCGGCAGCGTGGCCTCGGGATACAAGGACGGTGACTACGGCACCGCGCCGCGCAACTACATGCAGCTCGGCTTCAAGCGAGCGCGGATGGAGGGCTTCATCTTCCTCGACTACGTCTCGCGCTTTCCTGAGGCTTTTCGCGAGCTGGCGGCTTGGGACGCCCAGGGCGCGCTCCATTGCGCGGAGTCCATCGCGGAAGGCTTGGAGCAGGCCCCCTCTGCCCTGCGAGGACTCTTCGAAGGCCGCAACGTGGGCAAGCAGCTCGTGCGCGTCACCTCAATTCCCTGTTCGAGCTCGACCCCCCGCGCTCGATGAGACCGGAGGCAACTCGCAGGCTGCTGAAGCAGCAGTCTGCGTTGGCGCTTTCTCAGGGGCCGCCCGCGGTGGCGGGCGGTCCTTCCGGCCTGCGCGGAGGCACGAGCGTCAGTCTTGGGTCAGGGTTCGGAACACGGCCGGCAGCTCCTGGTCCCCCAGCCCCGCGCTGACGGCTCGCTTGTAGTTGTCGAGCAGTTCCTTCGGGAAGCGTGCGCTGATGCGGGCGTCCTGGCTCAGCCGGACGATGTGTTCGATTGCGGCGACGTGGGTGTTGAGACTGCACTGGTCGCCTGAGAAGTCATTCTTCTCGACCATTCCCTGCGCGGCGTCGGCGGTGACGGAAATCAGGCCGAGGAAGGAGTTCTTCTGGGCGAAGAAAGCCTTCGGGTCCAGGCCTTCCGCCTTGCACATGGCCGCCGCGTGCAGGAACGCCAGGGAGCCGCCGTAATAGGCCTCGAGAATCGCGCAGTCGAGCGTCGCGGCAGCGCCAATCTTCTCGTCGACGTACACGGAGTTCTTGGCAATCGCCTGGAGGGTCTCGGCGTGCCGGTCGAAGATGCCGCGCGACCCGGCGTAATAGACGGTCGCGTACTCGGTGGCGACGAAACTCGGGTAGGCGAGGATCGCGGCATCCAGGTAGTCCACGCCGTGGGCCTGGGCCCACGCCAGCCCCTCGCGCGCGTCCGCGGGTGAGCCGCTGGTGAGCTGAACGAGCGTCGTTCCAGCCAGTGCCGCCGCGACGCCCTTCTCGGAGAACACCTCGGCGGCGGCGGCGTAGTTGGAGAGGGAGACGACGACGAGCTCGCGTCCCGAGACGGCCTCGACGAGGCTGTCGAAGGCACGGGTGCCACCACCGACAGCGGTGGCCTTGCTGGGAGTCCTGTTCCAGACCGCGACGTCGTGGCCCGCCGAAGCGAAGGCTCGCGCCAGTGCGCTTCCCATGAGACCACAACCCACCACCGCCATCTTCGCTGAACGAATCGAGTGCATGTGCAAGCTCGTTTTGACTCCAGGTTGTACGGCACCCCGAAACGTGAAGCCCGCCCATCCCTCAAGGAACCGGGCGAACTGGTGGAGCGGGCGTCAACACCAACCCATCCAGGACACCATACGCATAGGCCACCGCGAAGGCATAGGCTCCCACCAGGTACGTCACGTTGAGCGTCCGCGCCGTCCCCGCGTCGCTCGCGCGATACCGGCCGTCCGGCCCGCGCAGCGAGAGCGAGGTCCCCAGGGAGACTCCCGCCGCCGCGAGTCCCAGCCCCTGCGTCACCGCCAGCACCGTGCCCATCCCCGAGCGCCCGTGCTTGAAATGCCCCACGCCCAAGGGCGCCAGATACCAGGCACGGGTCAGCGCCGGCGAGGTGGGCACCTCGTCTTTGCGGATGGGGTCGACGATGCGGGAGGGTGACGGAAACAGCCGAGGACTCCGCTGGGCACGCAGTTCCCCGATGCGTGTCTGGTGTTGGGCACGCGCGCGCTCGACGAAGGCGAGGAAGTCCGGTGGATACAGCAGCGGGTCCAGCGCCGAGTCGCCGTGAACGGCCAGCCCTCGCACCACCTCGTCCTCTGCGCGGGCCAGCTCCTCCTGTGCGTGATAGGTGGCTGCGAGCAGCAGGTGCGCTTCTGCTTCCAACGCCTCTCCGTCGAGCCGCAGCGGATAGAGCAGGGACTCCAGCTCGGCGCGGGCCTTGGGCAGCTCGCCGGATTGGTAGGCACCACGCGCGCTGTCGAGCGGGGACGCCGCGAGCACCATCAGCATCAAGGCCGCGCCCATCATGGCGTCACATCCAGCGCCACTTCGAGCCGACGACCCGCGACCACGTCCACCTCTCGCACCAAGGGAGGTTCACCCGCGCGGCGTGCCGTCACCGTGTGTCGTCCATGTTCGACCATCACCGGACCGGACAGGGGGGCGACGCCCACCTCCCGGCCGTCCACGAAGAGCCGCGCGCCCACGGGAGCGTGGATGCGCACCTCCGCCTTGCGCGGTGACAACACCACGTCGCGCGTCACGGTCTCCCCCGGCGCGAGCGTCACCTCCTGCTCGACCTCGTCGCACAGAGGGTTGACGAAGCGCAGCCGGTGGGTCCCCGCTGGCAGCGAGAGTTCACGCACCCGAGGTGTGTAGCCGTGGCTCTCGCCGTTCACGAACACCTCCGCCCACGGGCGCGCCGTCACCTTCAACACGGCGGGACGCGCGGGGAGGGTGGTTCCCACGTCCGGGCCTGGCGCCGGCACCAAGGGCCGCGCGGCCCCTGTGCTCTCGGTTCCCGCCGAGTGCCCTGCCGGCAGGGCCGATACGGCCCGCTTCGCCGAATCCATTCCTCCCGAACGCCCTGTCGAAACGGATGGCCGAGCCGGCTTCGCCCCGGCACCGTCCGCCGAGCGTTCTGTCGGCACGAATGCCCCAGCCAGATTCGTGGTGTCTCTTCCGGCCGAAGGCCCCGGTTCTCGCGAAGCGTCCAACCTGCCGGGTTCCGTCCCCGGGGCAGGCATCTCCTGGCCCGGGGGCGTGGGCGCATGAAGGCGTTCACCAGTGGAGGCGCCGTCAACGGATGCTGTTCCGGGGGAGGCCTGCCCTGACGAGGGCTCCGCGCCACGCGGCGTCTTCACGCCTTCGATGTCCTGGTGCGACCACACCCACCCCGCAGTCGCGCAGAGGACGAGCCCGGCGCCCACGGCGCCAGCCCTCCACGCGGAACGCCTCGGCCGCTGACGCAACAGCGCCACCACCTCGGCGGACGTCGGCTCCAGCGACAGCGCGGCGTTGAGGACCTTCGCGGCCCGCGCCCCCTCGCCGCGCGCCAGCAGTCCGCGCCCCTCCTCCAGCAACCGCTCGAAGCGCGCCCGGCGCCATCGACTGGCGCGGGCCACCGGGTCTCCCAAGAACTCCCGCGCCACGTCGGCAGGCGGGCCGACCTCTCGTTGGAGCAGCTCCTCCAACGCCAACGCCAGCGCGGCCCCGTCGCGCGGTCTATCCCGCGCATCCTTCGCCAGACACCGCGCGACCAGCGCTGACAAGGGCTCGGGCGTGCCCGGCACCACCTCCGTCAGCGGCGGCGCATCCTTCGTCATCACCGACGCGGCCAGATGCGCCGCGCCCTTGCCCGCGTGCGGCGTGGCGCCCGAGCACAGCTCGAACAGGATGACACCCACTGCATACACATCCGAGGCAGGGGAGTACGCGCCCGTGTCGATGCGCTCGGGCGCCATGTATGGCAACGAGCCCGTCACCGCCCCGGTGCTCGTGAGGCGCTCCTGGTCCTCCAGCGCGGCGAGTCCAAAGTCCGCCAGCTTCAGCGGCCCGCCTTCCGCCACCAGCACGTTGTCGGGCTTCACGTCGCGGTGGACGATGCTGTGTGCGTGCGCCGCCGCCAGCGCCCGGGCGAGCTCCCAGCCCAACACCATCACCGCCTCGGGAGGCACCGGCGAGAGCCTCCCCGCCAGCGCGCGGAGGTCCTCGCCCCGCACCCACTCGCAGACGAGGAACGGGCCATGGGCCTCATCCTCGCCGTAGTCGTGGACCTCCAGGACGTTGGGATGATGGAGCGAGGCGGCCAGCTCGGCCTCCCGCCGGAAGCGCTCCGCGCGGCCCGTGCCGCCTCCCGGGTGCATCCGCTTCAGCGCTACCGGGCGCGACAGCCGCACGTCCGTGGCCAGGAAGACCGTGGCCATTCCCCCACGCCCCAGCTCCCGCTCGAGTCGGTACCGGCCCGCAAGCACTTCACCCGTCATCACCCAGGCATTCTCCGGGAGCGCGCTCCCGCGAGCAACCTGGTAGATTACAGCGACAGCCGACAGGCCTTCGTGTCCCCCACCTGCTCGCAGGCGCCCGTCGCCCCCCCGGGGCAGTCCCGGTCCAGCCGGCACGGCTGCCGGCACCGCAGCTCCGTCCCCGACGACAGGCACACGCTACAGGGCGCGCAGTCCAGCGAGTTCTCGCAGACCTCTCCCACCGAGGCCGGGGTACCCGAGCACTCCTTCACGCACAGCCCGTCCGGAGCGCATTGGTAGCCCGCCTCGCAGAGAGTGCCCCCCGGGTTGCAGCTCTCCTCGCACCGCATTCGCTCCCTGGGGCAATGGGCGAAGTCGGAGCACTCGAATGTGTCCCTGCACGCCTCTCCAATCCGAGGCCCCACGACGCATCGCGCACTGGTGCACCGTCGCCCGTCGCGACACGTGAAGTCCGTCGAGCACGTCAGCGTGCACGTCCCGCCGACACAAGCCGCCGCTGCATCCGCGCACTCGCATGGCTGCGTGCACGCTCCTCCCTCCTCCACCGTGCTCGCGCATCCCGCGTCCGGAGTCCCGCATCCCGTGCCTGTGCA from Myxococcus xanthus encodes the following:
- a CDS encoding serine hydrolase; the protein is MLSAAEGKCALDSFPVGSTNVKQELSSMKPFRMRPLLAVLSVLAVSLVGCGVPEEESRASSSADSQALAGPYDAWIARHGLTTAQYQTEFNTWVGQGYRLSYVSGYEEGGSARYAAIWEQTSGPAWRAYHGLTSAQYQTTVVNQNAQGYRPVVVNGYSVGGVAYFAVIFHVDSGAAWVARHDLSASQYQTEFNTWAGQGYRLVHVSGYTSGGAERYAAIWEQTSGPAWRAYHGLTASQYQSTFNTNAAQGYQLAKVSGYNVGGTDRYAAIFHVSSGIPTAARHGLSAAAYQQAVTDLKNQGYRPVLVAAHNNGSQPEFALIWQNLTFSAADLQHIDDTVQQAMTSTNTVGLSLAITRHGRLVFAKGYGLADRTSNTPVNTSHRFRVASVSKPMTSIGIMRLIESGQIRLTDRVFGRGGLLGETFGAQSTYADNRVLNITVQHLLEHTAGAWDNDGADGTGDPMFMNTGMTHAQLIQWVLQNVPLEFAPGTTYQYSNFGYSVLGRIIERVTGMTYDAYMRANVFAPSGATSFAVGGDTLSARLPNEPVYYQLGTGAFSPYGMPVRRMDAHGGWVATPIDLLRVAVRADGFSTVSDLLSASSLTTMTTRTTALDTLGNSVNYAKGWSVNSLPNWWHGGYIPGTRALLVRTDDRYGPSRSEEFTWSVMTNSNNSSGSGTPDINLDSLMWNVVNGVGAWPAHDLF
- a CDS encoding DUF2239 family protein; the protein is MTTPSTTWTAFAGKRLIASGPPADVILAARRALDTGESAPLLLFDDTTGRTVDFHLRGSREELLARLQPAPAPTEEDTGPRSPGRPRLGVVAREVTLLPRHWEWLATQPGGASVALRKLVEAARASSGDTDRRRQAQVAADRFMTTMAGNLPGYEEAARALYVGHRARFNQWTRSWPDDLRNHARRLAAPAFGKVTP
- a CDS encoding NADP-dependent oxidoreductase — its product is MSTTSNRQWVLKTRPREAVSDDCFEWREGPVPTPGPGEALVRVTWLAIEPTQRTWLNANATYIQPVALGEVMRGAGVGMVIASRTERLAVGDWVAGLTGWQDYVLTGDAGLFGLNKVPGGVAPKAMLNLYGASGLTAYFGITDVGRVAPGETVLVSAAAGSVGSIAGQVARLRGCRVIGIAGGPHKAEWVTRTARFDACIDYKSEDIQARLRALAPQGVDVVFDNVGGHVLEAALDHLARGARVVLSGSVASGYKDGDYGTAPRNYMQLGFKRARMEGFIFLDYVSRFPEAFRELAAWDAQGALHCAESIAEGLEQAPSALRGLFEGRNVGKQLVRVTSIPCSSSTPRAR
- a CDS encoding serine/threonine-protein kinase; the protein is MATVFLATDVRLSRPVALKRMHPGGGTGRAERFRREAELAASLHHPNVLEVHDYGEDEAHGPFLVCEWVRGEDLRALAGRLSPVPPEAVMVLGWELARALAAAHAHSIVHRDVKPDNVLVAEGGPLKLADFGLAALEDQERLTSTGAVTGSLPYMAPERIDTGAYSPASDVYAVGVILFELCSGATPHAGKGAAHLAASVMTKDAPPLTEVVPGTPEPLSALVARCLAKDARDRPRDGAALALALEELLQREVGPPADVAREFLGDPVARASRWRRARFERLLEEGRGLLARGEGARAAKVLNAALSLEPTSAEVVALLRQRPRRSAWRAGAVGAGLVLCATAGWVWSHQDIEGVKTPRGAEPSSGQASPGTASVDGASTGERLHAPTPPGQEMPAPGTEPGRLDASREPGPSAGRDTTNLAGAFVPTERSADGAGAKPARPSVSTGRSGGMDSAKRAVSALPAGHSAGTESTGAARPLVPAPGPDVGTTLPARPAVLKVTARPWAEVFVNGESHGYTPRVRELSLPAGTHRLRFVNPLCDEVEQEVTLAPGETVTRDVVLSPRKAEVRIHAPVGARLFVDGREVGVAPLSGPVMVEHGRHTVTARRAGEPPLVREVDVVAGRRLEVALDVTP